The Beijerinckiaceae bacterium genome has a window encoding:
- a CDS encoding FAD-dependent monooxygenase: MTLAEATAGASGRLKTLIIGGGIAGMALAALLNRWGERPVIVERSKPSQSAGYNLAIYPVGGRIMHGLGLFPQFVQSSVVARRYQLCNGVGEQIQEWDLGPLFDMYGPIVGLRRSELIALLASKIDPGQVLYEATVSSISHLDGAAYVTFNDGSVGRFDLVVGADGIHSSVRELILPPEKIHEFDTQWGCLVSWVPSALLPAETMREYWGAGFLIGMYGVKGEIGVVVAGPRAKIEQDRAGFFAYIREHLSDRTATTVLDTVERDPDPFFWKLMDVRVDEWTQDRVVLLGDAGDAFLPTAGVGASMAMLSAAALADELSRTDAAHLPAALQLFQRRQQSKVVAAQENSRQLARLMMVQSPAMAWGREMLMHFYSPERALHDIVKVMDGIA, encoded by the coding sequence ATGACTTTGGCGGAAGCGACGGCGGGGGCGAGCGGGCGCCTGAAAACCCTGATCATTGGGGGAGGTATCGCCGGAATGGCGCTGGCCGCCTTGCTGAACCGGTGGGGTGAAAGGCCTGTCATTGTCGAGCGTAGCAAGCCGAGCCAGAGCGCCGGCTATAATTTGGCGATTTATCCCGTTGGCGGCCGGATCATGCACGGGCTCGGTCTGTTTCCGCAGTTCGTTCAGAGCAGTGTCGTCGCGCGGCGCTACCAATTGTGCAATGGGGTCGGCGAGCAGATCCAAGAATGGGACCTTGGCCCGTTGTTCGACATGTATGGCCCTATCGTCGGCCTCAGGCGCTCGGAGCTGATCGCGCTGCTGGCCAGCAAGATCGATCCCGGACAAGTGCTGTATGAAGCGACGGTGTCGTCGATTTCGCACCTCGACGGCGCGGCCTATGTCACCTTCAATGACGGATCCGTGGGACGTTTCGATCTTGTTGTCGGAGCCGACGGGATCCACTCGAGCGTGCGCGAACTGATCCTGCCGCCGGAAAAGATCCATGAGTTCGATACCCAGTGGGGCTGCCTTGTCTCGTGGGTACCCTCGGCGCTGCTCCCGGCGGAGACAATGCGGGAGTATTGGGGCGCAGGATTCTTGATCGGAATGTATGGGGTCAAGGGCGAGATCGGAGTGGTGGTCGCCGGTCCCCGCGCAAAGATCGAACAGGATCGCGCCGGTTTTTTTGCATATATTCGCGAACATCTGAGCGACCGGACGGCGACGACGGTTCTTGATACTGTCGAACGGGACCCCGACCCGTTTTTCTGGAAGCTCATGGACGTGCGGGTCGATGAGTGGACGCAGGACCGGGTCGTGCTTTTAGGAGATGCCGGGGATGCGTTCTTGCCGACTGCGGGGGTCGGGGCGTCCATGGCCATGCTGTCCGCGGCAGCGCTCGCCGATGAACTGTCGCGGACGGACGCCGCGCATCTGCCCGCGGCGCTGCAACTTTTTCAGCGTCGGCAGCAGTCCAAAGTGGTCGCGGCGCAGGAGAATTCACGCCAGCTCGCCCGCCTGATGATGGTGCAGTCCCCCGCCATGGCCTGGGGGCGGGAGATGCTGATGCATTTTTACAGCCCCGAACGGGCGCTCCATGACATCGTCAAAGTGATGGATGGAATCGCGTGA
- a CDS encoding PA-phosphatase has protein sequence MGFRLKSLWATIDRFGFQPVIAFFCVSSAFLFAHILEEVRDGDTTASDHAILLAFRRADDPSTPIGPSWLVQSAIDISALGGTTFITLLTIAAAGFLALHKRWRRMFTLISAVGGAAILSSTIKLSLLRERPAIAAHLTEFWSSSFPSGHAMVSAAAYLTVGMMLASTQETKRARIYLVSLAVGMTVLIGVTRIYLGVHWPSDVVGGWCAGAAWALLFWVFMRRAAESKENEAGA, from the coding sequence ATCGGTTTCAGGCTGAAGTCGCTATGGGCGACGATCGACCGATTTGGCTTTCAACCCGTCATCGCTTTCTTTTGCGTCTCAAGCGCATTTCTGTTCGCCCATATTTTAGAGGAAGTGCGGGATGGCGACACCACCGCCTCGGACCACGCGATCCTGCTCGCATTTCGTCGCGCCGACGATCCGTCAACGCCGATCGGGCCATCCTGGCTGGTACAATCGGCCATCGACATTTCCGCATTGGGCGGGACGACATTTATCACTCTGTTGACCATTGCCGCGGCCGGATTTCTGGCGCTCCATAAGCGCTGGAGACGGATGTTCACTTTGATCAGCGCCGTCGGCGGCGCCGCTATCCTCAGCAGCACAATCAAGTTGAGCCTGCTTCGCGAGCGCCCGGCCATCGCGGCTCATCTCACGGAGTTCTGGAGTTCCAGTTTCCCAAGCGGCCATGCAATGGTTTCCGCGGCCGCCTATTTGACTGTCGGGATGATGCTGGCCAGCACACAAGAGACCAAGCGTGCGCGAATTTATCTGGTATCCCTCGCCGTGGGCATGACCGTCCTGATTGGAGTTACGCGAATTTACCTCGGCGTGCATTGGCCCTCGGACGTGGTAGGTGGCTGGTGCGCCGGTGCGGCGTGGGCACTGTTGTTTTGGGTGTTCATGCGGCGAGCCGCGGAATCGAAAGAAAACGAGGCCGGCGCATAA
- a CDS encoding carboxymuconolactone decarboxylase has product MAQLPFDPSRLSPSDLALYNSMVERRKAEGADFGGPYAALMNHPQLCKRLEELGFYLKFQGHLPRDIYQFIVLCVARSTGAAFEWIDHVKHAEAAGVPQSVIGTLQKDGFQEGAFPAPYDLAAKVLTATLSWKDVPQSVQDQSIARFGLEGFVEMVVLSGFYQMFSAINQGFGVSLPSGAAKPF; this is encoded by the coding sequence ATGGCCCAATTGCCGTTCGACCCGTCAAGACTTTCGCCATCGGATCTCGCCCTCTACAACAGCATGGTGGAGCGGCGCAAAGCGGAGGGCGCCGATTTCGGCGGGCCCTATGCCGCTTTGATGAATCATCCGCAGCTTTGCAAGAGGCTGGAGGAGCTCGGCTTCTATTTAAAATTTCAAGGCCATTTGCCCCGCGACATCTATCAGTTCATCGTCTTATGCGTGGCCCGAAGCACTGGCGCCGCGTTCGAATGGATCGATCATGTCAAGCATGCCGAAGCGGCCGGCGTCCCGCAATCCGTCATCGGCACGCTCCAAAAAGATGGGTTTCAAGAGGGGGCTTTCCCAGCACCTTACGATCTCGCCGCCAAGGTGTTGACCGCCACCTTGTCCTGGAAAGATGTTCCGCAATCTGTTCAAGACCAAAGCATTGCGCGCTTCGGTCTCGAAGGCTTCGTCGAGATGGTGGTTTTGTCCGGTTTTTACCAGATGTTTTCCGCTATCAATCAAGGCTTCGGCGTTTCCTTGCCGAGCGGCGCTGCCAAGCCCTTTTAG
- a CDS encoding polyphosphate kinase: MNSRDFIMKRRPKLAKITEYPKMEFADYERRLTTLQAVLQLIQQAYLGTSERALLVLEGWDTAGKGGLVRRLGWALDPRSFKVHPIAAPDQHEQAQHYLQRFWRRLPTKGQIVAFDRSWYGRVLVERIEGIATEKEWRRAYREINEFELMLTDSGIRLVKIFLHITPDEQMRRFRDRLFDPVKRWKLSYEDFRNRTRWSDYEAAIEDMIEETSTDYAPWYLVPANDKPFARVAACRIIADRLGKDVSLEPRPVDPDLLKEAARALDLSASDIERASHPPKGKAKLKRKKSEEF; this comes from the coding sequence ATGAACTCGCGCGATTTCATTATGAAGCGCCGCCCAAAGCTCGCGAAAATCACCGAATATCCAAAAATGGAATTTGCCGATTATGAGCGGCGTCTCACGACGCTGCAGGCGGTGCTTCAACTTATTCAGCAAGCCTATCTAGGAACATCGGAGCGGGCGCTGCTGGTCCTTGAGGGATGGGATACCGCCGGAAAGGGCGGCCTTGTTCGCCGCCTCGGCTGGGCTCTCGATCCCCGCAGTTTCAAGGTCCACCCGATCGCCGCGCCCGATCAGCACGAGCAAGCCCAGCACTACCTCCAGCGCTTCTGGCGGCGCTTGCCGACAAAGGGACAAATCGTTGCGTTCGACCGTTCCTGGTATGGCCGCGTGCTGGTCGAGCGCATCGAAGGCATCGCAACAGAAAAGGAATGGCGGCGCGCCTATCGCGAGATCAACGAGTTCGAACTGATGCTCACCGATTCCGGAATTCGCCTCGTCAAGATCTTTCTCCACATCACGCCAGACGAACAAATGCGCCGCTTCCGCGACCGGCTGTTCGATCCGGTAAAGCGCTGGAAGCTCTCCTATGAGGATTTCCGCAATCGCACCCGCTGGTCGGACTATGAGGCGGCGATCGAGGATATGATCGAGGAAACCTCAACGGACTATGCGCCCTGGTATCTCGTTCCGGCGAACGATAAGCCCTTCGCCAGGGTCGCGGCGTGTCGCATCATTGCCGACCGGCTCGGCAAGGACGTGTCGCTGGAGCCGCGTCCGGTGGACCCCGATCTTCTCAAGGAGGCGGCGCGGGCACTGGATCTCTCCGCTTCGGATATCGAGCGCGCCTCTCACCCGCCCAAAGGCAAGGCGAAGTTGAAGCGGAAAAAAAGCGAGGAGTTTTAA